The segment AGCCCAGGTTATATTATGTATTCCTGGAATGCTAATTCTTATTTTGGGTTTAAAGGGGTTTTGCAACAAGCAGACTCATTTGAAACCATTGTGGTCCCTTCCATTACCACATCGGCTGTATGGAATGAATTCTCTGTTACTCATAAGACTAACTGCAATGGGTGTTGTAACGTAAGCAATATACAAAAGAAACTAAAAAAAGGTAATAGCCAGCCGGAATGGAAAGGCTTTGCTTGTAGCCATTACCTTTATACCATGGAAGAATTCTTATAATAAACCCAATAAGGGTCGGCTTGTGTCATAAAAAATGACTGCACATCTACAGGCATTATATTTACAAAATTATCACAAAGATGCTCCCATTTTGAATTATATCTTTTCTTTAACACCCTCTTAAACAGGGTGTTTATTTTACTTTGAGAAAATTTTTCAAAAATATATTCTTCTTTTTGTATCTTATCCAAAGTAATATTATATTCCCCCATTTGCCTTAAAGCCCAATCCAATTCTTTTTTTGTTAAAGTTGTTAATTGTTCTTTAGGACAAATGGATTTGTTTTTTTCAGCTTTTTTTCTAAAGTGAAATTTACAAGTATCCCTTTTCAAATTATATGTAATAATTCCACAATGGCTAGGAATTATTGCAGCTGCTTTATTATAATGTATAGGATGAATAATTATATATACATACTCAAATACCTTGCTGTAATCTTTTATTTGTTTATCCAACTTATCTAACGAATCCAATTCGGTCTTAATTTCGTAAGCAATGGACTTCCCGTTAATTCTGCCAATATCTAACCTACTTGACCCCACATTTAATTCGAATGTAGTGACTTCGTTTATGCGATTTAAATAGTTCTTAATAAAATTATATTTGATGGTAATTTCCCCAGGAAAATATTTTATCACTAATTCGTTTACTATAGCATGGCCTACCAGTTTATTTTTAAAAGGTTCAATATGATCAAATGTCTCTTTAGGTAAAGTTTCTTGGATAAGGGACCATATTTTCAAATCAAGTAAGAA is part of the Bacillus sp. B-jedd genome and harbors:
- a CDS encoding sce7726 family protein, whose protein sequence is MLKDCMEIIENKLNYEELQKLSRTLYGLYDPFLLDLKIWSLIQETLPKETFDHIEPFKNKLVGHAIVNELVIKYFPGEITIKYNFIKNYLNRINEVTTFELNVGSSRLDIGRINGKSIAYEIKTELDSLDKLDKQIKDYSKVFEYVYIIIHPIHYNKAAAIIPSHCGIITYNLKRDTCKFHFRKKAEKNKSICPKEQLTTLTKKELDWALRQMGEYNITLDKIQKEEYIFEKFSQSKINTLFKRVLKKRYNSKWEHLCDNFVNIMPVDVQSFFMTQADPYWVYYKNSSMV